The following proteins are co-located in the bacterium genome:
- the rplO gene encoding 50S ribosomal protein L15: MKLGELKPGPGSRKGRKRVGRGPASGRGKTCGRGHKGQKSRAGASIRPGFEGGQMPLQRRLPKRGFTNVYNEKKAATASVNVGELARFGDGATIDLDFLKERKAVKARRVRYLKVLGGGELNAAITVRAHYFTPQARAKIEGAGGKAEAV, encoded by the coding sequence ATGAAGTTGGGTGAACTCAAACCGGGGCCCGGCTCGAGGAAAGGCCGGAAGCGCGTAGGGCGCGGGCCGGCCTCCGGTCGCGGCAAGACGTGCGGCCGGGGCCACAAAGGCCAGAAGTCCCGCGCCGGCGCGAGCATACGCCCCGGCTTCGAGGGCGGCCAGATGCCCCTCCAACGCCGCTTGCCGAAGAGGGGTTTTACAAACGTTTACAACGAAAAAAAGGCCGCCACGGCATCGGTGAACGTCGGCGAGCTGGCTCGCTTCGGCGACGGCGCGACCATAGACCTCGATTTCCTGAAAGAACGTAAAGCCGTAAAGGCCCGGCGGGTTCGATATCTGAAGGTTTTGGGCGGGGGCGAGCTTAACGCCGCTATCACCGTGCGGGCCCATTACTTTACGCCCCAAGCGCGGGCCAAGATCGAGGGCGCCGGCGGCAAGGCCGAGGCGGTATAA
- the secY gene encoding preprotein translocase subunit SecY, with amino-acid sequence MFDVIKRFFANLRNIFKIPELRRKVLITVALILVYRIGRHIPVPGVNADALTSFFQAQKGTLFGLFDLFSGGNLTRATVFALGIMPYISSSIIFQLLVTVIPYLEKLSKEGDAGRKKITQYTRYGTVVLSVVQGSAISFWLEGLSPEGIAVVTSPGWGFRLMTILTLTAGTAFIMWLGEKITEFGVGNGISLIIFAGIVSAMPGGTIRTINNLIHGEMDVVTLIIILAVMVGVVMAVVYMQQAQRRIRVQYAKRIVGRKVYGGQSTHIPIRVNTAGVIPVIFASSIIMFPQTILTFAGGRGGIVEQVAGMLVPGQWLYVVVNVVLIVFFTYFYTAVVLNPQDMAENMKKYGGFIPGIRPGKNTAQYIDRIITRITLVGGFFLAAIDTLPTVLITFMKVPFYFGGTGLLIVVGVALDTMRQVESHLLMRHYDGFVKKGRIRGRV; translated from the coding sequence TTGTTCGACGTAATAAAAAGGTTCTTTGCCAACTTAAGAAACATCTTCAAGATCCCGGAGCTGCGCCGGAAGGTCTTGATAACGGTGGCGCTGATACTGGTGTACCGGATAGGCCGCCACATTCCGGTGCCCGGCGTTAACGCCGACGCGCTGACCTCGTTCTTCCAGGCGCAGAAGGGGACGCTCTTCGGCCTGTTCGACCTCTTCTCCGGCGGCAACCTGACGCGGGCCACGGTGTTCGCGCTCGGTATAATGCCGTACATCTCGAGCTCCATCATCTTCCAGCTCCTCGTCACGGTCATCCCGTATCTCGAGAAACTGTCCAAAGAGGGGGACGCGGGGCGCAAGAAGATAACGCAGTATACGCGCTACGGGACCGTCGTGCTTTCGGTCGTCCAGGGCTCCGCCATCAGCTTCTGGCTGGAGGGTTTGAGCCCGGAAGGCATCGCGGTCGTGACGTCGCCGGGCTGGGGCTTCCGGTTGATGACCATCCTGACGTTGACCGCCGGCACGGCCTTCATAATGTGGCTCGGCGAGAAAATAACCGAGTTCGGGGTGGGCAACGGCATATCGCTCATCATCTTCGCCGGCATCGTCTCCGCGATGCCCGGCGGGACGATCCGAACCATAAACAACTTGATCCACGGCGAGATGGACGTCGTTACGCTCATTATCATCCTGGCGGTAATGGTCGGCGTAGTCATGGCCGTGGTTTACATGCAGCAGGCGCAGCGGCGAATTCGCGTCCAGTACGCCAAGCGCATCGTGGGCCGGAAGGTGTACGGCGGCCAATCTACCCATATACCCATCAGGGTCAACACCGCGGGCGTCATCCCGGTTATATTCGCCAGCTCCATAATAATGTTCCCGCAGACCATCTTGACCTTCGCGGGGGGCCGGGGCGGAATTGTCGAGCAAGTGGCGGGTATGCTGGTGCCGGGGCAGTGGTTGTACGTCGTCGTCAACGTCGTACTGATCGTATTCTTTACCTATTTTTATACCGCCGTCGTCCTCAATCCGCAGGACATGGCGGAGAACATGAAGAAGTACGGCGGTTTTATTCCGGGTATACGGCCCGGCAAGAACACCGCCCAGTATATAGACCGTATCATAACGCGCATAACGCTCGTGGGAGGCTTCTTCCTGGCGGCTATCGACACCCTGCCGACGGTGCTTATCACTTTTATGAAGGTGCCCTTCTACTTCGGCGGGACCGGCCTGCTTATCGTCGTGGGGGTGGCGCTCGATACCATGCGCCAGGTGGAGTCCCACCTCCTCATGCGCCACTACGACGGCTTTGTCAAGAAGGGGCGAATACGGGGCCGGGTTTAG
- a CDS encoding adenylate kinase has product MRLVLIGPPGAGKGTIAEKLAAKYGLAHLSSGDMLRDAISRGAPLGAKAKEYVESGRLVPQEVLGEVVAEKLREVKAFILDGYPRTLEQAEFITALPYVDIDAVIYVAVGEEKAVERLRGRRVCAKCGAVTHADAAEVCGNCGSDDLVARADDRPDTLKKRYEVYMLETEPVVEYYRGRGLLRQVDGTGSREEVRARVEAAIGPFGARGDDNR; this is encoded by the coding sequence ATGCGACTTGTCCTGATAGGGCCGCCGGGGGCCGGCAAAGGCACCATAGCGGAGAAGTTGGCGGCGAAGTACGGCCTCGCGCACCTCTCGAGCGGCGATATGTTGCGCGACGCCATAAGCCGGGGGGCGCCGTTGGGGGCGAAGGCCAAAGAGTACGTCGAGAGCGGGAGGCTCGTTCCGCAGGAGGTCCTGGGCGAGGTCGTGGCCGAGAAGCTGCGCGAAGTCAAGGCGTTTATCCTCGACGGCTACCCCAGGACGCTCGAGCAGGCGGAATTTATAACGGCCTTGCCGTACGTCGACATCGACGCGGTTATTTACGTCGCGGTCGGCGAGGAAAAGGCCGTCGAGAGGTTGCGGGGCCGACGGGTGTGCGCGAAGTGCGGCGCCGTTACCCACGCCGACGCGGCCGAGGTTTGCGGGAATTGCGGCTCCGACGACCTCGTCGCCCGGGCCGACGACCGGCCGGATACGCTCAAGAAGCGGTACGAGGTTTACATGCTCGAGACGGAACCGGTCGTTGAATATTATCGCGGCCGCGGCCTCTTGCGCCAGGTCGACGGAACGGGGAGCCGGGAAGAGGTCCGGGCCCGAGTGGAGGCGGCGATCGGCCCTTTCGGAGCCCGCGGCGATGATAACCGTTAA
- the map gene encoding type I methionyl aminopeptidase, producing the protein MITVKSAGEVEVMARAGAIVVDALREARRRAEPGNTTAALDRAVRKAIEGAGAKAAFLGYMGFPASSCISLNAEVVHGIPSPDRILAEGDLVSVDVGVLLDGYYADAAFTVALGDAAPELLACGRRCLDNAVAQCRVGTRLGDVSHGIEETARGDGFDVVREYVGHGIGTKMHEEPQVPNYGVPGRGPRLVAGMALALEPMVVAGDWRTAVSRDKWTVVTRDGALSAHFEHTVVITDDEPRVLTRGWEEFV; encoded by the coding sequence ATGATAACCGTTAAATCCGCGGGCGAAGTAGAGGTGATGGCCCGGGCCGGGGCGATAGTGGTCGACGCGCTGAGGGAAGCCCGTCGCCGCGCCGAACCCGGAAATACCACCGCGGCGTTGGACCGGGCCGTACGGAAGGCCATCGAGGGTGCGGGGGCGAAGGCGGCGTTCCTGGGGTACATGGGTTTCCCCGCTTCGTCCTGCATCTCGTTGAACGCCGAGGTCGTCCACGGCATACCCTCGCCCGATAGGATTTTGGCGGAGGGGGACCTGGTCTCGGTGGACGTGGGCGTACTGTTGGACGGTTACTACGCCGATGCGGCGTTTACGGTCGCTCTGGGGGACGCGGCGCCCGAGCTGTTGGCCTGCGGCCGGCGATGTTTGGACAACGCCGTGGCGCAGTGCCGGGTCGGCACCCGCTTGGGCGACGTCTCGCACGGCATCGAGGAGACGGCCCGGGGAGACGGCTTCGACGTCGTACGCGAGTACGTGGGCCACGGCATCGGGACGAAGATGCACGAGGAGCCCCAGGTGCCGAATTACGGCGTGCCCGGGCGCGGGCCGAGGTTGGTCGCCGGGATGGCGCTGGCCCTCGAGCCCATGGTCGTCGCGGGCGATTGGCGGACGGCGGTGAGCCGGGACAAGTGGACCGTCGTTACCCGGGACGGCGCCCTTTCGGCCCATTTTGAACACACGGTGGTCATAACCGACGACGAACCGAGGGTGTTAACGCGGGGTTGGGAAGAGTTCGTTTAA
- the infA gene encoding translation initiation factor IF-1, with amino-acid sequence MVKERTIQVEGTVVEPLPNAMFRVKLDNGHVLLAHVCGRMRMHFVRILPGDRVKVELTPYDPNRGRITWRYK; translated from the coding sequence TTGGTGAAGGAACGAACCATACAGGTAGAGGGGACCGTCGTCGAGCCGCTCCCGAACGCGATGTTTCGGGTGAAGCTGGACAACGGCCACGTCCTCCTCGCACACGTATGCGGGCGCATGCGTATGCATTTCGTCCGCATACTGCCGGGCGACCGCGTCAAGGTCGAGCTCACGCCCTACGACCCCAACCGCGGCCGCATTACGTGGAGGTATAAATAG
- the rpmJ gene encoding 50S ribosomal protein L36, with product MKVKPSVKKICKKCKIVKRRGVVRVICENPRHKQRQG from the coding sequence GTGAAAGTGAAACCTTCCGTAAAAAAGATATGCAAGAAGTGTAAGATCGTTAAGAGACGCGGCGTCGTTCGCGTGATTTGCGAAAATCCCCGGCACAAACAACGCCAGGGTTAA
- the rpsM gene encoding 30S ribosomal protein S13 codes for MARIAGVDLDRAKRIEAALPYIFGIGPTAARAILVEANVDPDTRVKDLTEAEVARLRGVIEEGYKVEGALRAEVAANIKRLIAINSYRGLRHKKGLPVRGQRTKTNARMRKGPRRTVGRKRKKK; via the coding sequence ATGGCACGTATAGCCGGCGTTGATTTAGACCGCGCGAAGCGCATCGAGGCCGCGCTGCCGTACATCTTCGGCATCGGCCCCACGGCCGCGCGCGCGATCCTGGTTGAGGCCAACGTTGACCCCGATACCAGGGTCAAGGATTTGACCGAAGCCGAGGTGGCGCGTCTGCGCGGCGTTATTGAAGAGGGGTACAAGGTCGAGGGCGCGCTCCGCGCGGAGGTGGCGGCCAACATCAAGAGGTTGATCGCGATTAACAGCTACCGCGGCCTCCGCCACAAAAAAGGCCTCCCCGTCCGCGGCCAACGTACTAAGACCAACGCCCGGATGCGCAAAGGGCCCCGCAGGACGGTCGGCCGCAAACGGAAAAAGAAGTAA
- the rpsK gene encoding 30S ribosomal protein S11, with amino-acid sequence MAKVKKKTKRKVKRTVSEGIVYIKSSFNNTLITIADKDGNVVASTSGGLVGFKGSRKSTPFAAQISADQAAKKAVAMGMREVEVQVVGPGSGRESAVRAIQASSLRVTGVRDRTKVPHNGCRPRKRRRV; translated from the coding sequence TTGGCCAAGGTTAAAAAGAAAACGAAGAGGAAAGTCAAGCGGACGGTCTCGGAAGGCATCGTCTACATCAAGTCCTCCTTCAATAACACCCTTATAACGATCGCCGACAAGGACGGTAACGTCGTCGCCTCCACGTCGGGCGGGTTGGTCGGCTTTAAGGGGTCCCGTAAGTCTACGCCGTTCGCGGCCCAGATCTCCGCCGACCAGGCCGCGAAGAAGGCCGTGGCCATGGGGATGAGGGAGGTTGAGGTGCAGGTGGTGGGGCCGGGTTCGGGGCGCGAGTCGGCGGTGCGGGCTATCCAGGCCTCCAGCCTCCGCGTAACCGGCGTCCGCGACCGCACCAAGGTCCCGCACAACGGTTGCCGGCCCAGGAAGCGGCGTCGGGTATGA
- the rpsD gene encoding 30S ribosomal protein S4, whose product MAKYRGPSCRICRREGAKLFLKGERCFARGKCPVDKPVNPRNYPPGQHGLRRRFRISDYGVRLREKQKLRRTYGLLESQFRKYFRAAARRKGVTGENLLRLLEMRLDNVAYRLGFVTARGTARQLVRHGFFTVNGRRVNIPSYQVKVGDVIGAAGKGLQLEPVKYGLEYNSGKLLPEWLEFDPKKAEGRVVSLPTREQIPVPVDEHLVVEFYSRV is encoded by the coding sequence ATGGCTAAGTATCGTGGCCCGAGTTGCCGAATCTGCCGTCGCGAAGGGGCGAAGCTCTTCCTCAAAGGCGAACGTTGCTTTGCGCGCGGTAAGTGCCCGGTGGACAAGCCGGTCAACCCGCGCAACTATCCCCCCGGGCAGCATGGCCTAAGGCGCCGGTTCCGCATATCCGACTACGGCGTGCGGCTCCGCGAGAAGCAAAAGCTCCGCCGGACGTACGGCCTTCTGGAGAGCCAGTTTCGGAAATATTTCCGCGCGGCGGCCCGGCGCAAAGGCGTGACCGGCGAGAACCTCTTACGGCTGTTGGAGATGCGCCTCGACAACGTCGCGTACCGGCTGGGGTTCGTTACCGCCCGCGGAACCGCGCGGCAGCTGGTGCGGCACGGCTTCTTCACCGTCAACGGCCGGCGGGTGAACATCCCCTCGTACCAGGTCAAGGTGGGTGACGTCATCGGCGCCGCCGGGAAGGGATTGCAACTCGAGCCCGTCAAATACGGCTTGGAATACAACAGCGGGAAGCTATTGCCGGAATGGCTGGAATTCGACCCGAAGAAGGCCGAAGGGCGCGTGGTCTCGCTGCCGACGCGCGAGCAGATCCCGGTCCCGGTCGACGAGCACCTGGTCGTCGAGTTCTATTCCCGTGTATAA